The genomic stretch TACATGGATGTTAGTATCATAAGCGTACTCCTGCTACACTAAAACATGATGGCATGTAGCTTCCTCCACTGATACCCGTCtgtttcctcttcctgttttggccTGAGCGCGGCAGAGGCCAGCGGAGGGTCAGACGGGGCTTGAATCCACAAATGGAGTAGGAGGGAATGGCAGAGAGGGAATGAAAGAGGCGAGAGAGATGCACAACAGAGGTTTGTGTGTTGGTAACACAGTCACGTCCGGACACACAGAGAAAGGGAGTATGGTGCAGAAAAAGAGCGAAACAAAGTCTAATGTGAGACAGAAAAGTATGGAGGGGTGTTAATCTGAGCTTTATGAGACGAGGAAATGAAGTGATTGGGGTTGTTGCTTGACGGACATTAGTGAGAGCAGGAATAATCTGAGAATGGatcaaaaaaactgttttaaagttaTATAATAAAGCCTGAAATGCTCAATACCGCCTTAAAATTCCTTGGTCACTTATCTCGGTCAGCCAGTCTGCCTGCTGACCTTTTGAGACAGCGTCATTAAGATGAAGTCATGaatgaatgacaaaaataactcaGTGACAgataaaattgaaaagaaaaaaatcccaaattagACTGAAGAGCTCATTTTTGGATTATTCATCTTTGCCTGTTACCTCACTTGCATTCCTAAAAAAcctccttttttgtgttatacccgttgaacttttttttcttttaaaattcgCAGTCTGatatgtttttacagtacatGAATAAAAAGCACATGTAAACAGAAGTTACATGGTtaaatctgcaaaacaaaacactgtcagGAATGAGCTTTATACCCGTTGAACCGTGCAGGTGCACAGTTCCTCCTCTGTCATACCGCAGTGATTGACAGAGATAAGGGTGTGAGACTGAAACCTCATTCACCGCCTGCCAAGTTTGTCTGGTTAATCATCTGTTTGGCAGGAATCAGCTGgagacatttttatgttgtttaaaaaaagcggCCACAGGCTGAAAAATCTGTCTTATGACGGGCTTAACATCAAACTACTTTTTTAAGGGATTCCTCTGCTACACAGTAATTGTCActgttagatttaaaaaatcccGAGTTTTAATCGAGCTGTGATGCACTCCGGTGATCATGAATTTTTTGGTGTAAGGCGATTTTCTTGGCTTCTTGATATTCcagttaaaaacattaaaacattgaaagcaggcaatgagcaatttttaaaaaatgaccaaaaaagcaagaaatgatGAAGGTaagaaaaggtaaaagaaaataacctgaagttagccaaacaaaaataaaaataaaagtaaaacaggaaaggacctgaaaagtgctaaaataaaaatataaatttaaaaaaaaatttatatatagtttttagGAATTTTTCCTTAGTTATCTGAACATTTTTCGACTgattccctctctctgtctttagctaattttaggttattttcttgtcaccttttacacattttttttttcagtttcatgcaaagttgcttattaccttttttcccatgtctttaaatgaaatcacagaaatgttctcaatatttcaaaggtttaaatgcttgggaaggcacaagaaaactaatgacgatccaggtttcaaagggttaaagaaaaacatgtttgataccgtcacattttttttatcttggctCATGCAAATACTGGAGTTCAATGACCTGAACATCAACAACCAATAGCTGCGCTCTCTCCAacaccaaacaggaagcagcagacCAGGTAGACGGTAAACATGGAGGGTCTCCGGGGAGGTGCAAGAACATGAACAAGTCTGGGATCccttgaaatgtgaaaaaaggaggaagaacTAGTGGAGTAAACAAGACTCTGTTTAGTTCGGTGTGTATCTGATCCACCAACCTGCActtattttagtgagaaatgTCTCATTCCCTCGGTCTCCTCCAAATTAAAGTGTGCAGAAAAGCAACAGAGGCTGGTAGTGAGTTGAAGggacaaatacaaaatgttaagtttgtacacaaatacagtttatccTTATGGATTATATTGATGCCAAACTGACAAGAATACTGTCGTCATATGACGCCTTTTATCATGTGTTTCTagagttgtgtgttttttcggACACGTGAGGAATTATTAATGTGTCATATTTCTGAAAGGGAGTTTGGCATAATATTTTCCACCAGAAGCAGGATGTGAAATGATGACCAAAGGAGTCTATTTGTAGATCTTGCAAAGACTGATCCTGCAGGATCTACAGTCTTTGCAAAAGCTTGCAGTGTGTGACAAAATAACTCACATTGTCTTTAGCTGTGAGAGGGTGTCAAGGTTTGCTTTTATAAAAGTCATTTCAAAGTCTTCCAGTGTATGGCAGGCATTACTCGTTCATCACCACCTCCATATATACGTATACTGTAGCTGCAGTATTGCTTGAGTTAGTTGTGTTTAAGCTGCTTTTTAAGGTGTGAGTGGTTATCTTTTTCAAACTGTGCTGTGAAGAAAGGAAATAATCACCACCCACTTTGGCATAAAAGCTTGAGTAGAGCATGTTGTTGCTTGATTTACACGGATTATAATGAAccaaaagtaaacatttttttgagtggTTTAGCTGAAGAGTTGTCAGTGTACtcgtatttttctttttttagtattttattgtttgctgtTAATGTTTAACTTTATTTGGTTGTAAATTGGTATTAAAAGATAGACTATTTTTCATTACAGTGCAATGTGCATCATTATTCCTGTTTTAATGGCTACGTTGTGTGCAAATAagacttattttaaaaaggcatacCTTGCTTAACAAATAGGAAGAgaggataaaaacaaacataaaagccAAGGACATATAGTGCTGAATGAATTGTGCTAAAATCTGACATCAGTGTTTATGAATTCTCATATCTGCCCTGTTCTCGTGACGTGCTCATGATGTCTTTATAATGCTGTTAAAGTGCTGAAAGTTCATTGGTGGGCGTCCAGGCTGTTTGCTGCTGACATCAGAGAGTTACGCAAGAACCCTTGGCAGAAACGTGTGTCTCCAGGAGGGTTTGTGCACATGACAAAAGTATGAGGAAAGCTGctgaatgttctttttttttactgttttcggACATTCTGTGACAAGATGGGGTCATCAGTTAAATGGCATTGTGTGAGAATTAAGCTTAAAATACAGATATTACagcttcatttttctcttttaaaaatgtttaagttttGGTCCTAAGGTGTTGCTGAGGTGCGGGGTTACTGGtctttgaaaacaaatgaaacaaactgtTATTTAATTGAAATATAGTAGGGCATAAACCTTGGATTATCTgcttattcttttttaaataattgattaCTTGTTTCGTCTATAAAACACTAcaaattttgggaaaaaaagctcattAAACTTTTCCAAAATCCAAAGTGACATCCTCAAATCTTatattttgtctgaccaacagttccaagttttattattacacagttaaatattcagttaacaatgaaaaaagcacaaaatattcaGCAAATAGTCCTGTTGAATAGGCCTCAACCACAGGATGCTGTTGTCAGAcaacaattagtcaattaatcaatgaatttgaaaatgcatcCTCGTAGTGATCCTTGTAGTGACTGCCTAGAATCACAGGTGTGAAAGAATGTAGCTTGTTTGTCAAATATGTGAGGTATTCATAAAGACATTACAGATTGAGGACCTCTTCTTCCTTTTGCAGGTTCTTCTCCCTCTGCATCCACAAAGAAACCGAGGAGCGGAGGCCTCTTCTCCAGCCTCTTCTGCTGCCTGTGTCGAGACCAGCCCGAACCCCCACCGGTCAACAACAACGCCCCTCTGCTGGTCGAGGAGAACGGCACCGTCTCCAAGGTGTGTTTACCTTCGTCTCGCTGGTTGcatttttgtcctgttttgaCAGCAGTGGAAAGATAAAATCTGCGTTAAAGCAGATTTCAACTGCATTTGAGGTCTGATTTCTTCTCTGCCTTTATCTGTTGTTGCTTATGTATTTTCTTATCGCTGCATTTTGCAGTGCCCAGGTTCAaatctcattttgttttatgttgttttagatCCAGGTGAAGCCACTGCTGCCTCCAGTGAAGTCGAAAGACTCTGGAAAGATCTGTGTGGTTATAGATCTGGATGAGACGTTAGTTCACAGCTCTTTCAAggtgaagaaaaatatttttacagacaGCTATGTGCACCAGCATtgcaattgtgtgttttttgttttttttaaaggggacctgttatgctcatttttttggttcatacttgtattttggatttcaacttacatgtttacatgcctTTATGTTCTAAAAACTCTTTTGACTGTGCTAGAGCACATgtattcactctctgtctcccaAAAAACCCCAGTTTGCTCTGACAGATCGGGGTTTTCTGGGTCTTCATAGGAACAGAACGTTACAAGCATGAGTCGTAAAACCCAGAAAGAAGTTTTGCACCTCTgattcccttgtctcaaagacAGTAGGTTACTTATAGCGATTTCCACGTGTCTACGACAGtttgaagattttaaaaaaggcgaTTGCCAACAAGTGGTTATTTTTTCCTTACTTATCAAAATAAGACTTCAGGGTGCCATCATGCTGAAAACAGGTTTACATGTGACTGCAGTGGAGTTCGTTCATAGCTTAACttcagctttttacttctggcaatttcATTAACAGTTCAAAAAGCATAAgagtgtgttcatttgtgaagattaccttgctgaacaaacatgcaagtatcataaactgCAGTTTGCcagagagcttattttctgcaataatcttGTATTCAGTGGAAACATCAAGGGTACCAGGGCAATGCCAACTTCTGGCCTGcaaaaaaacgtcatccctgcagcactatATGACTGTTACAGAGAATAGCGGCACTTTCCAAcatgaaaagttacaaaaaaacacaactgggaatatgatctgaaatcaggGGGATAgtaacaacatcaacaaccaaGATAACGCGTCTCCCCAAAATAATCATGCAGCTATATGTAGTAGTGTATGTAATATAATCACTTGCAGTGGCATgctgatgtcattttgtgtcaaaaacagtaaaaaggtTGAAAACTGAGTAGCCAGAATGGTCTGAAGTCTTGCTCACAGcgattacttttacataaatctacctcattatttgaaactttggccaagTTTAATATGGGCATCCAACATTGTAACATCAtatttatgacagaaaataagaaaaagcatgAAAGGTCTCCTTCAATTCCCCAGATCATGCAGGAACtctaaaatatgcacaaaaatgctgcaaagtaCATAGTTTTCCCCTGTGCTCACGTTACATCATGATGGCGTTATgttaaatagtaataaaaacacCGTACGGTTCTGCGGTTCCACATGGGGTTGTTGTTGGCTCTGACGGTGACATTTCTGTCATCGCTGGCAAATGCCAAAACCAATTGAGCTGCTTCTCAAACCCAAATAAATACAGTCGCTCCtccatatacacacactgcagactgTTTGTTTCTACCTGCATTTCTCTTGCAGTAATACcacattcatatttaatatgGTAAGAGACCAATTCTGTGTGTTGTAAAACAAGCCTGCAGCGTCGACTTTCCTGGTAGTAAACAGACTCCCTTGTGACTTGATGTTGTCGTTGAGCCATGCCTGCAGTGGAAAAACTTCAATCTACTGCTTTGTTTATGCcgaaatatccttttttttctcatcacaaCAGCCTGTGAACAATGCAGATTTCATCATTCCTGTGGAAATAGATGGAACAGTACACCAGGTAAAGTCGGCATGACGCTTCCACTCAAAAACTCAGCACAAATGTTCatattgtaactttttgtcATCTGCGGCCCTCTGACGTGACCATGCCTCACTGTGCTTGTGGTTGTGTGATAGCAGGGCTCTGAAGTTTTAAATTACTGAGTGTAGTACGTGCTGTCGGCGTTTAAGGGATTTGACGGTGGCTTCTTGGATGACATACCCTGGGTCTGGGCCTGATTCAAGTAATCCAGGATAGGTTTGTTCAGACAAGCACAGCCTATTCCGGATGACTTGGTTCAGGAACGCTACCCTCAGCcaccaaaaccacaaaaagaagaaaaaatggagGAACTTCAAGGATTTTACTTTTGGAGCCAAATGCTTCTCTGTCTGTAATCTATATGAGTATCTTTATATTTAGTTTCCTATGCATGTCTTGAATGCCTGAGATTGTAATGTACTAGCACAAATGGTACAGTAAATCTTCAAATTGTCAAGTCACCACTTGCACCAAAAGATAGCATTATAGTTCCTGAGGCAGTGAGGGTTtgtagaaacatgttttatttagaaatgCTAGCTGTCTAGAAAGCTGGTTttaaaattcctgttttttCCAGGTGTATGTCCTGAAGCGGCCGCATGTCGATGAGTTCCTGAAGAGAATGGGAGAGCTGTTTGAGTGCGTCCTGTTCACTGCCAGTTTAGCCAAGGTGGGAAACCACTGCACTGCAGCCAGCTGCTGCTCAGTATAAATTAAATCAGAATAACCTGAATAAtgcaaaccaattttctcagattttgaaggtttaaatacttgtaaaggtgtctgaacaaatcacaagaaaagtgctgttaatccagatttcaaagtgttaagGACCTCCTCTAAtccatctgtttcatttttttgtggtatCATTACAGTATGCAGACCCCGTCTCTGACCTCCTTGACAAGTGGGGTGCTTTCCGCTCCCGTCTGTTTCGAGAGTCATGTGTCTTCCACCGAGGTAATTACGTCAAGGACCTGAGTCGCCTGGGGCGTGACCTAAACAAGGTCATCATCGTGGACAACTCCCCTGCCTCCTACATTTTCCACCCCGACAACGCAGTGAGTAGAACACACGTACCTGAGTCATGACAGTGATGTCAAGCCAGTATCTTGAACAAAGATAACAGTGAAGGATAAACATGTCAggaggtgggtttccattacagaaacttaagcaattttttcaaaatgttcattaaaaaacaattgcaagatgactgcgtctccatttaaaaatgtcatgggacttctcctcttgtgataacattccaaaaaACATGGCGGTGGATGTTCTAAACATCAGCAAATTTATTTcgattgcagccaccgcactagctgtcattatttccaattcaAGGCAATGTAGGCTACGATTTtacagaggaactgtggattcaaaacttgagatatgtgatgcaataacacctcttgtagctcctgctgcatcatgagggagtcacttcctaccaacaagcacatagccatagcatcatgtgacctataaaaacttttttgccataaataggatttttttccaaattgacatgttttcacaaggcatattttatattcgcaatttcaatttgcgcaattttagggttaatggaaacccgcctagtggtGTGGTTGCTGATTATCTGCGCTGTCATCCAGGTGCCTGTGGCCTCGTGGTTTGACGACATGTCCGACACCGAGCTGCTGGACCTTATCCCATTCTTCGAGAGGCTGAGCAAAGTGGATAACATCTACACAGTCCTCAAGCACCAAGGGACCGCAAGCTAACAGTGTTCGACTCCTCATCTCAGCCCTGAACAAAAACGGCGTACAGAAAGGAAAACACCCACACCAGCGAGGCTCCAGCTCCAGCTTCATTGCCAACCAGATTGCGTCACGGCTGACCGAGCCTTCATCCTCCCAGGATCAAACCAAGATCACCTTTGGGAGTCTTCTATGACTTTAAAGGCGTCTTCACTGCCAC from Plectropomus leopardus isolate mb chromosome 24, YSFRI_Pleo_2.0, whole genome shotgun sequence encodes the following:
- the LOC121962963 gene encoding carboxy-terminal domain RNA polymerase II polypeptide A small phosphatase 1-like produces the protein MDNPSSIITQVSRDEEGNKAAGERGSSPSASTKKPRSGGLFSSLFCCLCRDQPEPPPVNNNAPLLVEENGTVSKIQVKPLLPPVKSKDSGKICVVIDLDETLVHSSFKPVNNADFIIPVEIDGTVHQVYVLKRPHVDEFLKRMGELFECVLFTASLAKYADPVSDLLDKWGAFRSRLFRESCVFHRGNYVKDLSRLGRDLNKVIIVDNSPASYIFHPDNAVPVASWFDDMSDTELLDLIPFFERLSKVDNIYTVLKHQGTAS